One genomic window of Sulfuricella sp. includes the following:
- the asd gene encoding aspartate-semialdehyde dehydrogenase gives MMKVGLVGWRGMVGSVLMQRMREEKDFDVIDPVFFTTSNPGGKGPDIGKEVLPLKDAKDINELKAMDAIISCQGGDYTKEVYGDLRAAGWNGYWIDAASTLRMKDDAIIILDPVNKNVIKDGLNKGVKTYVGGNCTVSLMLMAIGGLFDKGLIEWISPMTYQAASGAGARNMRELIQQMGAINGEVKPLLDDPASAILEIDRKVADFIRSDSYPVDAWPVPLAGSLIPWIDVALESGQSKEEWKAQVECNKILGRSGNQIPIDGLCVRIGAMRCHSQALTIKMTKDVPLDEIHGIIAAHNDWVKVVPNDRQITMEQLTPAAVTGTLTVPVGRMRKLNMGPQYLSAFTVGDQLLWGAAEPLRRMLRILIEA, from the coding sequence ATGATGAAAGTAGGTCTGGTCGGCTGGCGTGGCATGGTGGGTTCGGTGCTGATGCAGCGCATGCGCGAAGAAAAGGATTTTGATGTGATTGATCCGGTTTTCTTCACCACTTCCAATCCCGGTGGCAAGGGGCCTGACATCGGCAAGGAGGTGCTGCCGCTCAAGGACGCGAAAGACATCAACGAGCTCAAGGCCATGGACGCCATCATCTCCTGCCAGGGCGGCGACTATACCAAGGAAGTGTACGGCGACCTGCGCGCCGCCGGCTGGAACGGCTACTGGATCGACGCAGCCTCCACGCTGCGCATGAAGGACGATGCAATCATCATTCTCGACCCGGTCAACAAGAACGTGATCAAGGATGGGCTGAACAAGGGCGTCAAAACCTACGTCGGCGGCAATTGCACCGTCAGCCTGATGCTGATGGCGATTGGCGGCCTGTTTGACAAGGGCCTGATCGAGTGGATCAGCCCCATGACCTATCAGGCAGCCTCAGGCGCCGGTGCGCGCAACATGCGCGAACTGATCCAGCAGATGGGCGCGATCAACGGCGAGGTCAAGCCGCTGCTGGACGATCCGGCTTCCGCCATTCTGGAGATCGACCGCAAGGTGGCCGACTTCATCCGCTCCGATAGCTATCCCGTTGACGCGTGGCCGGTGCCGCTGGCCGGCTCACTGATTCCGTGGATCGACGTGGCGCTCGAATCCGGTCAGAGCAAGGAAGAGTGGAAGGCGCAGGTCGAGTGCAACAAGATTCTCGGGCGCTCCGGTAACCAGATTCCGATCGACGGCCTGTGCGTGCGCATCGGCGCGATGCGCTGCCACAGCCAGGCGCTGACCATCAAGATGACGAAAGACGTGCCGCTCGACGAGATCCACGGCATCATCGCCGCGCACAACGACTGGGTGAAGGTGGTGCCCAATGACCGCCAGATCACCATGGAGCAATTGACCCCGGCCGCTGTCACCGGCACACTGACCGTGCCGGTAGGCCGCATGCGCAAGCTCAACATGGGACCGCAGTATCTGTCTGCCTTTACCGTGGGCGACCAGTTGCTGTGGGGCGCTGCCGAGCCGTTGCGCCGCATGCTGCGCATCCTGATTGAGGCTTGA
- the leuB gene encoding 3-isopropylmalate dehydrogenase: MKIAVLPGDGIGPEIVAQAVKVLKALASDGMKIELEQAHIGGAGYDAAGDPLPESTMKLAQDSDAVLLGAVGGWQYDALPRPMRPEQGLLRIRKGMGVFANLRPALLYPELASASTLKPEVVSGLDIMIVRELTGDIYFGQPRGIQLNENGEREGINTMRYSESEIRRIAKVGYEIAMKRSRKLCSVDKANVLETTELWREIVTEMNKDYPEVELSHMYVDNAAMQLVRAPKQFDVMITGNIFGDILSDEASMLTGSIGMLPSASLDANNKGLYEPSHGSAPDIAGQDIANPLATILSVAMMLRYTFNNEEGATRIENAVKKVLAQGCRTVDIHTEGTLKTSCSAMGDAVVKNL; the protein is encoded by the coding sequence ATGAAAATCGCAGTATTGCCCGGCGACGGAATCGGGCCGGAAATCGTTGCCCAGGCTGTCAAGGTTCTGAAAGCACTGGCCAGTGACGGCATGAAAATCGAGCTGGAACAGGCGCACATTGGTGGTGCCGGTTATGATGCGGCAGGTGATCCCCTGCCTGAATCCACCATGAAGCTGGCGCAGGATTCCGATGCTGTATTGCTGGGTGCGGTGGGTGGCTGGCAGTATGATGCGCTTCCGCGCCCCATGCGTCCGGAGCAAGGGCTGTTGCGTATCCGCAAGGGGATGGGCGTGTTTGCCAATTTGCGCCCGGCACTGCTTTATCCCGAGCTGGCCAGTGCCTCCACGCTCAAACCGGAAGTGGTATCCGGATTGGACATCATGATCGTGCGCGAACTGACAGGTGATATCTACTTCGGCCAGCCGCGCGGCATACAGCTTAATGAAAATGGCGAGCGCGAGGGTATCAACACTATGCGCTACTCAGAATCGGAAATCCGCCGTATTGCCAAGGTGGGCTACGAAATCGCCATGAAGCGCAGCCGAAAACTGTGTTCCGTGGATAAAGCCAATGTGCTGGAAACCACCGAACTGTGGCGCGAAATTGTGACCGAAATGAACAAGGATTACCCGGAAGTCGAGCTGTCTCACATGTATGTGGACAATGCCGCGATGCAACTGGTGCGTGCGCCCAAGCAGTTCGACGTGATGATTACCGGCAATATTTTTGGCGATATTCTGTCGGACGAAGCCTCCATGCTCACCGGCTCAATCGGCATGTTGCCTTCCGCTTCGCTCGATGCCAACAACAAGGGCCTGTACGAGCCCAGCCATGGCTCTGCCCCCGATATCGCCGGTCAGGATATTGCCAATCCGCTGGCAACCATTCTTTCTGTGGCCATGATGTTGCGCTATACCTTCAACAATGAGGAAGGTGCGACCCGGATTGAGAACGCAGTGAAAAAAGTGCTGGCGCAGGGCTGCCGCACGGTGGATATCCATACCGAAGGCACGCTGAAAACATCGTGCAGCGCGATGGGCGATGCGGTGGTAAAAAATCTGTGA
- the folE2 gene encoding GTP cyclohydrolase FolE2 — MSNCNIPCDGTTAACEIEDVQSSHDSRQIAIDKVGIKSIRHPVRVADKSEGVQHTIAVFNMYVHLPHNFKGTHMSRFIEILNGYEREVSVENFETMLREMVVRLEADSGHVEMTFPYFINKKAPVSGVQSLMDYEVTFTGEIHNGEYRQTTKVVIPVTSLCPCSKKISDYGAHNQRSHVTVTARTNEMVWLEDIVRMVEDQASCEVYGLLKRPDEKYVTERAYDNPKFVEDMVRDVAAVLNQDKRIDAYIVESENFESIHNHSAYALIEKDKTRA, encoded by the coding sequence ATGAGCAATTGCAACATTCCCTGTGACGGAACCACGGCCGCCTGCGAGATCGAGGATGTCCAGTCTTCCCACGACAGCCGCCAGATCGCCATCGACAAGGTCGGCATCAAGTCCATCCGCCATCCGGTGAGAGTCGCGGACAAGAGCGAGGGGGTACAGCACACCATCGCCGTGTTCAATATGTACGTGCACCTGCCCCACAATTTCAAGGGCACCCACATGTCACGTTTCATTGAAATTCTCAATGGCTACGAGCGTGAGGTGTCGGTGGAGAATTTCGAAACCATGCTGCGCGAGATGGTGGTGCGCCTGGAGGCGGATTCTGGCCACGTTGAGATGACTTTCCCCTATTTCATCAACAAGAAGGCTCCCGTTTCCGGGGTGCAGAGCCTGATGGATTACGAAGTCACGTTCACTGGCGAAATTCACAATGGAGAATATCGTCAGACCACCAAGGTGGTGATTCCGGTGACCAGTCTGTGCCCGTGCTCGAAGAAGATTTCCGACTACGGCGCCCATAACCAGCGTTCACACGTCACCGTGACGGCTCGCACCAATGAAATGGTGTGGCTGGAGGATATCGTGCGCATGGTCGAAGACCAGGCATCGTGTGAAGTGTACGGATTGCTGAAACGCCCGGACGAGAAATACGTTACCGAGCGTGCCTATGACAATCCGAAATTTGTCGAAGACATGGTGCGGGACGTGGCTGCCGTGCTGAACCAGGACAAACGGATCGATGCGTACATCGTTGAGTCTGAAAACTTCGAATCCATTCATAATCATTCAGCCTATGCCTTGATCGAAAAAGACAAGACCAGGGCTTGA
- a CDS encoding type 1 glutamine amidotransferase, with protein MKPVAIFRHAKSEGPGYFATFLDEKNIPWRLLAIDEGEPVPQNAQAFSGLVFMGGPMSVNDDLPWIPPVLALIRQAAAAGIPVLGHCLGGQLMAKALGGSVGPNPVKEIGWGEVAVAKNTEARAWFGETGEFTAFHWHGETFSLPSGATTILSSAYCQNQAFVMGPHLAMQCHVEMTEEMVKEWCAIGAEEIAAASSSPGVQAVGVIQQDLPARVPGLNQVAEQLYRHWIEGLVP; from the coding sequence ATGAAACCGGTTGCTATATTTCGCCATGCCAAAAGTGAAGGTCCGGGTTATTTTGCCACATTCCTGGATGAAAAAAATATTCCATGGCGTTTGCTTGCGATTGATGAAGGTGAGCCTGTGCCGCAAAACGCACAGGCATTTTCCGGCCTGGTGTTCATGGGCGGTCCGATGAGCGTTAATGACGATTTGCCATGGATTCCGCCGGTTCTGGCGCTGATCCGGCAGGCTGCCGCTGCTGGCATCCCCGTGCTGGGTCATTGCCTCGGTGGACAGCTCATGGCCAAAGCGCTGGGCGGGTCAGTGGGGCCCAATCCGGTCAAGGAGATTGGCTGGGGCGAGGTGGCGGTGGCAAAAAATACCGAGGCACGGGCGTGGTTTGGCGAAACAGGTGAATTTACGGCATTTCACTGGCATGGTGAGACTTTTTCCCTTCCATCCGGCGCAACCACGATCCTGAGCAGTGCATATTGCCAGAATCAGGCTTTTGTAATGGGTCCTCACCTGGCCATGCAGTGCCATGTTGAAATGACTGAAGAGATGGTGAAAGAGTGGTGTGCTATCGGAGCAGAAGAGATTGCTGCGGCGTCAAGCAGCCCGGGCGTACAAGCCGTTGGAGTCATTCAGCAGGATTTGCCGGCTCGCGTGCCAGGCTTGAATCAGGTCGCGGAACAGCTCTATCGCCACTGGATCGAAGGCCTGGTGCCGTAG
- a CDS encoding TIGR02281 family clan AA aspartic protease has protein sequence MTVLLFSASSHATNISVVGLFSGKAIVTINGGTQKLLKAGEKTPEGVKLISADSNQAVLEIDGKQQTLSLGQGVSTGGVGDSDGKSSVTLTADAQGHFITTGSINGSPTRFLVDTGASAISMSSAEAKRLGISYLNGQRGLSSTANGVTQVYIVSLNSVKVGDISLNGIQGIVHESAMPVVLLGMSFLNRVNMKREGNYMVLTKRF, from the coding sequence ATGACAGTGTTGTTATTCTCTGCTTCGTCTCACGCAACCAATATCAGCGTGGTTGGACTATTCAGCGGCAAAGCGATTGTCACCATCAATGGGGGCACTCAGAAATTACTCAAGGCAGGAGAAAAGACGCCTGAGGGAGTAAAGCTCATCAGCGCGGATTCAAATCAGGCCGTGCTGGAAATCGATGGCAAGCAACAAACCCTGAGCCTTGGCCAGGGCGTCTCAACGGGAGGGGTCGGGGACTCGGACGGCAAATCCAGCGTAACGCTGACTGCTGACGCGCAGGGACACTTCATCACCACTGGCAGCATCAACGGCAGCCCCACCCGCTTTCTTGTGGACACTGGCGCCAGCGCAATCAGCATGAGCAGCGCCGAAGCCAAGCGGCTGGGCATTTCCTACCTCAACGGCCAGCGCGGATTATCCTCTACCGCCAATGGCGTAACGCAGGTTTACATCGTCAGCCTGAACAGCGTCAAAGTGGGTGACATCAGCCTCAACGGCATTCAAGGGATCGTGCACGAAAGTGCCATGCCCGTGGTTCTGCTGGGCATGAGCTTCCTTAACCGGGTGAACATGAAGCGGGAGGGGAATTACATGGTGCTGACCAAGCGATTCTGA
- the leuD gene encoding 3-isopropylmalate dehydratase small subunit: MEKFTHLNGLVAPLDRANVDTDAIIPKQFLKSIKRSGFGPNLFDEWRYLDHGEPGMDNSSRPLNPDFVLNLPRYQGAQILLARENFGCGSSREHAPWALLDYGFRAVIAPSFADIFFNNCFKNGILPIVLDAECVDLLFKEVAAQPGCRLSIDLDAQTVTTPGGQVFSFDVDSFRKYCLLNGLDDIGLSLQHADKIKAYEERRRQSEPWVFN, encoded by the coding sequence ATGGAAAAATTTACTCACCTGAATGGCCTCGTGGCGCCGCTGGACCGCGCCAATGTGGATACTGACGCCATTATCCCCAAGCAGTTCCTGAAATCCATCAAGCGCAGCGGCTTCGGGCCTAATCTGTTCGATGAGTGGCGCTATCTCGATCATGGTGAGCCGGGCATGGATAATTCCAGCCGTCCGCTCAATCCGGATTTCGTGCTTAACCTGCCGCGCTATCAGGGAGCACAGATTCTGCTTGCACGGGAAAACTTTGGCTGTGGATCGAGTCGCGAGCATGCGCCCTGGGCGCTGCTGGATTATGGTTTTCGTGCCGTGATCGCGCCCAGCTTTGCGGATATTTTTTTCAACAACTGTTTCAAGAATGGAATCCTGCCGATCGTGCTGGATGCAGAGTGTGTGGATCTGCTGTTCAAGGAAGTGGCTGCGCAGCCAGGATGCCGCCTCAGTATCGATCTGGATGCGCAAACTGTCACCACTCCAGGCGGACAGGTGTTCAGTTTCGATGTGGACAGTTTCCGCAAATACTGCCTGCTGAATGGCCTGGATGATATCGGCCTGAGCCTGCAGCATGCGGACAAGATCAAGGCTTATGAAGAGCGGCGCCGCCAGTCGGAGCCGTGGGTGTTTAACTAG
- the leuC gene encoding 3-isopropylmalate dehydratase large subunit: MSAQTLYEKLWQSHVVHTESDGTTLLYIDRHLLHEVTSPQAFEGLRLAGRKPWRLSANLAVADHNVPTTDRKNGIADPISRLQVDTLDQNCEEFGITEFKMSDLRQGIVHVIGPEQGATLPGMTVVCGDSHTSTHGAFGALAHGIGTSEVEHVLATQCLLQKKSRTMQVLVDGGLGKGITAKDIALAVIGEIGTAGGTGYAIEFAGAAIRALSMEGRMTLCNMAIEAGARAGMVAVDETTIDYVKGRPFSPKADQWDQAVLYWRTLHSDEGAKFDCVVELDGSAIKPQVTWGTSPEMVVAIDGCVPDPVHEADPVKRGGMERALAYMGLQANTPINQVAVDKVFIGSCTNSRIEDLRAAASVAKGRHIASNIKLAMVVPGSGLVKDQAEQEGLDQIFLAAGFEWREPGCSMCLAMNADRLEPGERCASTSNRNFEGRQGPGGRTHLVSPEMAAAAAIAGHFTDVRKLG; encoded by the coding sequence ATGAGCGCACAAACGCTGTACGAAAAGTTGTGGCAGTCCCACGTGGTGCATACCGAGTCCGATGGGACCACGCTGCTTTATATCGATCGCCATCTGCTGCATGAAGTGACCAGTCCCCAGGCATTCGAGGGTTTGAGGCTGGCTGGCCGCAAGCCGTGGCGCCTGTCTGCCAATCTTGCCGTTGCGGATCACAACGTGCCTACTACCGATCGCAAGAACGGTATTGCCGACCCCATTTCCCGCCTGCAAGTGGATACCCTGGACCAGAACTGCGAGGAGTTCGGGATTACCGAATTCAAGATGTCGGATCTGCGCCAGGGTATTGTTCATGTCATCGGGCCCGAACAGGGCGCCACACTCCCCGGCATGACCGTGGTGTGCGGCGACTCCCATACCAGCACGCATGGGGCTTTTGGCGCGTTGGCGCACGGAATAGGTACTTCCGAAGTGGAGCACGTGCTGGCCACGCAATGCCTGCTGCAGAAAAAATCAAGAACCATGCAGGTCTTGGTGGATGGCGGCCTGGGCAAGGGCATTACGGCCAAGGACATCGCCCTGGCTGTGATTGGCGAAATCGGCACTGCCGGCGGGACCGGCTACGCCATCGAGTTCGCAGGCGCGGCGATTCGCGCGCTTTCCATGGAAGGCCGCATGACCTTGTGCAACATGGCGATCGAGGCGGGTGCCCGCGCCGGCATGGTGGCGGTGGATGAAACCACCATCGACTATGTCAAGGGGCGCCCGTTCTCACCCAAGGCCGATCAGTGGGATCAGGCTGTGCTTTACTGGCGCACTTTGCACAGTGATGAAGGCGCGAAATTTGATTGTGTCGTGGAACTGGACGGGAGCGCCATCAAGCCTCAGGTTACGTGGGGCACTTCGCCTGAAATGGTGGTGGCGATCGATGGATGCGTGCCCGATCCTGTTCATGAGGCCGATCCGGTCAAGCGGGGCGGGATGGAGCGGGCACTGGCCTATATGGGGTTGCAGGCCAATACGCCGATCAACCAGGTCGCCGTGGACAAGGTGTTCATCGGCTCCTGCACCAATTCGCGAATCGAGGATTTGCGCGCTGCTGCTTCTGTTGCCAAGGGGCGTCACATCGCCTCCAATATCAAGCTGGCGATGGTGGTTCCGGGCTCTGGCCTGGTCAAGGATCAGGCAGAGCAGGAAGGGCTGGACCAGATTTTTCTCGCAGCGGGTTTCGAATGGCGTGAGCCGGGTTGTTCCATGTGTCTGGCGATGAATGCCGATCGCCTGGAGCCGGGCGAGCGTTGTGCTTCTACCTCCAATCGTAATTTTGAAGGGCGCCAGGGGCCGGGTGGGCGCACCCATCTTGTCAGCCCTGAAATGGCGGCTGCAGCAGCGATTGCAGGGCATTTCACCGATGTGCGCAAACTGGGCTGA